One segment of Anatilimnocola aggregata DNA contains the following:
- a CDS encoding FG-GAP repeat domain-containing protein: protein MRVVLACFACLAFSLVSAVAPAAELERLKHNNPGLVVDLGVGLWAWPVPADADGDGDNDLIVVCPDVPYNGTYLFENTAGKVKLPVFKPAKKLSNGAFQVSPSYVVDSAGKTTVRVLTPGNEYPDFLRTGLTSPQKLPLTVNVHGSKIRFNQWRYVDYNGDGNLDLTIGIEDWADYGWDRAFNEQGEWTRGPLHGQIYLRLNRGTNDAPEYAEPVKIQAAGKVLDTFGCPSQSFADFDGDGDLDLICGEFLDGFTYFQNVGSRTEPEYAAGERITHQGQPLRMDLQMLIVVPFDWDDDGDADLIVGQEDGRVALVENVGQQKNKMPEFALPQFFQQAADEVKFGVLCTPVGFDWDGDGNEDIVSGNSAGYIGWVENLGTAEKASTPKFAAPQMLAADGETIRIQAGSNGSIQGPAEAKWGYTTISVADWDQDGLPDIVANSILGRIVWWKNVGSRQVPKLGKMKSVQVEWPGAPPKPAWTWWTPREKELATQWRTTPLVHDFNGDGLVDLAMLDPDGYLVLFPRARVPATSEFPFGQLVLLPPQRIFYGIGGSEFDGGGKKLNQTDGLLRLNVGEAGKSGRRKLTVADWDGDGLTDLITNGRNATFFKCLANSKERIELQDTRALDQRQLAGHDTSPTTVDWNGDGKRDLLVGAEDGFLYFKLNE, encoded by the coding sequence ATGCGCGTGGTGCTCGCCTGCTTCGCTTGTTTAGCTTTCTCTCTCGTCAGCGCTGTCGCCCCCGCGGCTGAACTGGAGCGATTGAAGCACAACAACCCAGGTCTGGTGGTCGATCTCGGTGTCGGTTTGTGGGCGTGGCCAGTACCTGCCGATGCCGACGGCGATGGCGACAACGACTTGATCGTGGTCTGCCCTGATGTTCCCTACAACGGCACCTATCTCTTCGAGAACACTGCAGGCAAAGTGAAGCTGCCGGTCTTCAAGCCCGCGAAGAAGCTAAGCAACGGCGCGTTTCAAGTTTCTCCTTCGTACGTAGTCGATTCCGCGGGCAAGACAACCGTCCGAGTGTTGACACCGGGGAACGAATACCCCGACTTTCTGCGCACCGGTTTGACCTCGCCGCAAAAGTTGCCCCTGACGGTGAATGTGCACGGCAGCAAGATTCGCTTCAATCAGTGGCGCTATGTCGACTACAACGGCGACGGCAATCTTGATCTGACGATTGGCATTGAAGACTGGGCCGACTACGGTTGGGATCGAGCGTTTAACGAACAGGGAGAATGGACCCGCGGTCCATTGCATGGACAGATCTATTTGCGGCTAAATCGGGGCACCAACGACGCGCCCGAATATGCTGAGCCCGTAAAAATTCAAGCTGCCGGCAAGGTGCTCGATACGTTTGGTTGTCCCTCGCAGAGCTTCGCCGATTTCGATGGAGATGGCGATCTCGATTTGATCTGCGGCGAGTTTCTCGACGGGTTCACCTACTTTCAGAATGTCGGTTCGCGCACGGAGCCCGAGTATGCTGCTGGCGAGCGAATCACTCACCAAGGCCAGCCCTTGCGAATGGATTTGCAAATGCTAATCGTCGTTCCTTTCGATTGGGACGACGACGGTGATGCCGATTTGATTGTGGGGCAGGAAGATGGTCGCGTCGCCTTGGTCGAGAATGTTGGCCAGCAGAAAAACAAGATGCCCGAGTTTGCGCTGCCTCAGTTCTTTCAACAAGCAGCAGACGAAGTGAAGTTTGGCGTGTTGTGCACGCCGGTGGGCTTCGATTGGGATGGCGACGGCAATGAGGATATCGTCAGCGGCAACTCGGCGGGCTACATCGGCTGGGTTGAGAACCTGGGTACGGCAGAGAAAGCGAGTACGCCGAAATTCGCCGCTCCTCAAATGCTCGCAGCGGATGGTGAAACCATTCGCATTCAAGCGGGCTCCAATGGCAGCATTCAAGGGCCCGCGGAAGCCAAGTGGGGTTACACCACAATCAGCGTGGCGGACTGGGATCAGGATGGCCTGCCCGATATCGTCGCGAACAGCATTCTGGGACGGATTGTCTGGTGGAAGAATGTGGGCAGTCGCCAAGTGCCCAAGCTCGGCAAGATGAAATCGGTGCAGGTCGAATGGCCAGGTGCGCCGCCGAAACCCGCCTGGACCTGGTGGACGCCGCGTGAGAAAGAACTTGCTACGCAGTGGCGCACGACGCCACTCGTGCACGATTTCAATGGCGATGGCCTGGTCGATCTCGCCATGCTCGACCCGGACGGCTACTTGGTGCTCTTTCCTCGGGCACGTGTGCCAGCGACGTCTGAGTTCCCTTTCGGACAGTTGGTCTTGCTGCCGCCGCAGCGAATCTTTTATGGAATTGGCGGCAGTGAGTTTGACGGCGGTGGTAAGAAGCTGAATCAGACGGATGGCCTGTTGCGGCTGAACGTTGGCGAAGCGGGCAAGAGTGGCCGGCGCAAATTAACCGTGGCCGATTGGGACGGCGATGGGCTGACTGATCTCATCACCAACGGACGAAACGCTACATTCTTCAAATGCCTGGCAAACAGCAAAGAGCGAATTGAATTGCAAGACACGCGCGCTCTCGACCAACGTCAGTTAGCCGGGCACGATACCAGTCCCACAACCGTCGATTGGAATGGAGATGGCAAGCGTGATCTGCTAGTGGGAGCTGAGGACGGGTTTCTCTACTTCAAGCTGAACGAGTAG
- a CDS encoding AI-2E family transporter — protein sequence MTLFQFTKHSFAVVFTLIALLILWGAGTAIVIFLASLALAAALHPQVEYLKQKGFGSAASAGLVAGACALVLGILAALIAPQLLADLNHLQADISLAVASFAQHSPNHWLVLATQPSAGETADPTLPLLGGLLPSLVGTASNLFQLSAFSGICLALSFYWTLDRARFERLWLSLIPVRRRVGAQRMWQAMEREVGAYMRSEIIQFLLAVLLLWLIFFVLDVRYAAFVAVMAGVLTLIPWLGTLFASAAVLVLSSPKMMDWDAAWVSPQSGAAFVAIVLVLLLMEFAVEPRLFQRDRYNSLWIALAAIVMAALWGFWGLIFGPMVGYVLQILVRQVYPRLVQEQSPISNEAVLADRLAQLEARFASQESIPPELLNLKKRFMELVRQHSELSQPQASNE from the coding sequence ATGACACTCTTTCAATTCACAAAGCACTCGTTCGCTGTGGTGTTCACACTCATTGCCTTGCTGATTCTGTGGGGAGCAGGGACGGCAATCGTCATTTTCCTCGCCTCGCTTGCGCTGGCTGCGGCGCTGCATCCTCAAGTGGAATATCTGAAGCAGAAAGGTTTCGGATCGGCTGCCTCCGCAGGGTTGGTGGCGGGAGCTTGCGCGCTAGTGCTGGGAATTCTCGCTGCCCTCATCGCGCCGCAACTTCTGGCTGATTTGAATCACCTGCAAGCCGACATCTCATTGGCCGTTGCCTCGTTTGCTCAACATTCGCCCAACCACTGGTTAGTCCTCGCAACTCAGCCTTCGGCGGGTGAAACGGCCGATCCGACGTTGCCATTGCTGGGGGGACTGTTGCCCTCGCTCGTCGGTACCGCTTCGAACTTGTTTCAACTGAGTGCGTTCTCTGGCATCTGCCTGGCGCTGAGCTTTTATTGGACACTCGACCGCGCACGCTTCGAACGGCTCTGGCTATCGCTGATTCCCGTGCGCCGGCGTGTGGGTGCGCAGCGAATGTGGCAAGCGATGGAGCGCGAGGTGGGGGCGTACATGCGTAGCGAAATTATTCAATTCCTGCTCGCAGTCCTGCTGCTGTGGCTAATATTTTTCGTGCTCGACGTGCGCTATGCGGCCTTCGTGGCCGTAATGGCTGGCGTGCTTACCTTGATTCCTTGGTTAGGAACACTGTTCGCGTCGGCTGCGGTGCTCGTGCTTAGTTCGCCGAAGATGATGGACTGGGATGCCGCCTGGGTTTCGCCCCAAAGTGGAGCAGCGTTTGTCGCCATCGTGCTCGTATTGCTGCTGATGGAGTTTGCTGTCGAGCCGCGACTGTTTCAGCGCGATCGTTACAACTCGCTGTGGATTGCCCTGGCTGCAATTGTGATGGCTGCCCTCTGGGGCTTCTGGGGACTCATCTTTGGCCCGATGGTAGGTTACGTGCTGCAAATTCTGGTGCGACAGGTTTATCCACGGCTGGTGCAGGAGCAGTCACCCATTAGCAACGAGGCGGTGCTCGCAGATCGACTCGCGCAACTTGAAGCACGCTTCGCCAGTCAAGAGTCGATTCCACCCGAACTCCTCAACCTCAAGAAACGGTTTATGGAGCTCGTCAGGCAGCATAGCGAACTTTCGCAGCCTCAAGCCAGCAATGAATAA